The Rathayibacter sp. VKM Ac-2759 genome includes a region encoding these proteins:
- a CDS encoding metal-sensitive transcriptional regulator: MTHDSDRESTATHGYIFDKDQYLRRLRRIEGQARGLQNMVEDEQYCIKILTQISAMTSALESVALGLLDDHLNHCVLEAATLGGDEAKIKLQEASDAIARLVRS; encoded by the coding sequence GTGACTCACGACTCGGACCGGGAGAGCACCGCCACTCACGGCTACATTTTCGACAAGGACCAGTACCTGCGCCGACTGCGCCGCATCGAGGGGCAAGCACGCGGGCTGCAGAACATGGTCGAGGACGAGCAGTACTGCATCAAGATCCTCACCCAGATCTCCGCCATGACCAGCGCCCTCGAATCCGTCGCCCTCGGCCTACTCGATGACCACCTCAACCACTGCGTCCTCGAAGCCGCGACGCTCGGCGGCGACGAAGCGAAGATCAAGCTCCAAGAAGCATCCGACGCCATCGCCCGACTCGTCCGCTCCTAA